The proteins below are encoded in one region of Manihot esculenta mitochondrion, complete genome:
- the atp9 gene encoding ATPase subunit 9 encodes MLEGAKSIGAGAATIALAGAAVGIGNVFSSLIHSVARNPSLAKQLFGYAILGFALTEAIALFALMMAFLILFVF; translated from the coding sequence ATGTTAGAAGGTGCAAAATCAATCGGTGCGGGAGCTGCTACAATAGCTTTGGCGGGAGCTGCTGTCGGTATTGGAAATGTCTTCAGTTCTTTGATCCATTCCGTGGCTAGAAATCCATCCTTAGCAAAACAATTATTTGGTTATGCCATTTTGGGATTTGCTCTAACCGAAGCTATTGCATTGTTTGCATTAATGATGGCCTTTCTGATCTTATTTGTATTCTAA